Proteins co-encoded in one Kutzneria chonburiensis genomic window:
- a CDS encoding MCE family protein, with the protein MRSLKVPLLKGSAFVLVTGLATVALGVAIANPGTGTQVNYTAQFTNAIALSVGDDVRIAGVKVGQVERISIAQRRVAEVEFSVQQDHPLPASVTAAIKYRNLVGQRYVSLGQGPGDPNQVLPPGGQIPLARTAPALDLTALLNGFKPLLRALSPGDVNQMAGEIVQVLQGEGGTVDDLLAHTASLTSTLAQRDQVIGDVVTHLNAVLAQVNTHDDQLSSLVTTTQQLVTGLAADRGSLGDAISGLSGLADATTQLLAQGRQPLKDDITQLGGVAANLAANSGLVEQFLTTLPTKLDALGRTASYGSWLNFFLCSATTDAPAPPGGATPGIPVTAGRCR; encoded by the coding sequence ATGAGGAGCCTCAAGGTCCCGCTGCTCAAAGGCTCGGCCTTTGTGCTGGTCACCGGCTTGGCCACGGTCGCGCTGGGCGTCGCCATCGCCAATCCGGGCACCGGCACCCAAGTGAACTACACCGCACAGTTCACCAACGCCATCGCGCTGTCCGTCGGCGACGACGTGCGCATCGCCGGCGTCAAGGTTGGCCAGGTCGAGCGCATCTCCATCGCCCAGCGGCGTGTCGCCGAGGTGGAGTTCTCCGTGCAACAAGACCATCCCTTGCCAGCTTCTGTCACCGCCGCGATCAAGTACCGCAATCTCGTCGGTCAGCGTTACGTCTCCCTGGGCCAGGGCCCCGGCGACCCCAACCAGGTCCTGCCACCCGGTGGGCAGATCCCGTTGGCCCGCACCGCCCCCGCGCTCGATCTCACCGCTTTGCTCAACGGGTTCAAGCCGTTGCTGCGGGCGCTGTCACCCGGCGACGTCAACCAGATGGCCGGCGAGATCGTGCAGGTGCTCCAGGGCGAGGGCGGCACCGTGGACGACCTGCTCGCCCACACCGCTTCCCTCACCTCGACGCTGGCGCAGCGGGACCAGGTCATCGGCGACGTCGTCACGCACCTCAACGCCGTGTTGGCGCAGGTCAACACCCATGACGACCAGCTTTCCTCCCTGGTCACCACCACTCAGCAGCTCGTCACCGGCCTCGCCGCCGACCGTGGCTCCCTCGGCGACGCCATCAGCGGTCTGTCCGGTCTCGCCGACGCCACCACCCAGCTGCTCGCCCAGGGCCGGCAGCCGCTCAAGGACGACATCACCCAGCTCGGCGGCGTCGCCGCCAACCTCGCCGCGAACTCCGGCCTGGTCGAGCAGTTCCTCACCACCCTGCCGACCAAGCTCGACGCCCTCGGCCGCACGGCGTCCTACGGCTCGTGGCTCAACTTCTTCCTGTGTTCGGCCACCACCGACGCCCCTGCCCCGCCTGGCGGCGCGACACCGGGAATCCCCGTGACGGCAGGGAGGTGCCGATGA
- a CDS encoding MlaE family ABC transporter permease, which yields MEALGDQLLFFLRALAAIPFAVRRYFKEVVRLLAEVGFGSGALAVIGGTVGVMVGMTVFTGVVVGLQGYSALNQIGVAAFSGFMSAYFNTREIAPLVAGLALSATVGSGFTAQLGAMRIAEEVDALEVIAVRSLPYLVSTRVVAGFVAVVPLYAIGLLCSYLASREITVVFYGQSAGTYDHYFGLFLPPYDVLYSFGKVLVFSVVVMLVHCYFGYRATGGPAGVGIAVGRAVRTTIVAVSMLDFFLSLAIWGATTTVKVAG from the coding sequence ATGGAGGCCCTCGGCGACCAGCTGCTGTTCTTCCTCCGCGCGCTGGCGGCGATCCCGTTCGCGGTGCGGCGGTACTTCAAGGAGGTCGTCCGGCTGCTGGCCGAGGTCGGCTTCGGCTCCGGCGCGCTCGCGGTGATCGGCGGCACCGTCGGCGTGATGGTCGGCATGACCGTGTTCACCGGTGTTGTCGTTGGCCTGCAAGGATATTCGGCGCTGAACCAGATCGGTGTGGCCGCCTTCTCCGGCTTCATGTCGGCCTACTTCAACACGCGCGAGATCGCCCCGCTGGTGGCCGGCCTGGCCCTGTCGGCGACGGTCGGCTCCGGCTTCACGGCCCAGCTCGGCGCGATGCGGATCGCCGAGGAGGTGGACGCGCTGGAGGTGATCGCCGTGCGCAGCCTGCCCTATCTGGTCAGCACCAGGGTGGTCGCCGGCTTTGTCGCCGTGGTTCCGTTGTACGCCATCGGGTTGCTGTGCTCGTACCTGGCGTCGCGCGAGATCACCGTGGTGTTCTACGGCCAGTCGGCCGGCACCTACGACCACTACTTCGGCCTGTTCCTGCCGCCCTACGACGTCCTCTACTCGTTCGGCAAGGTGCTGGTGTTCAGCGTGGTCGTGATGCTGGTGCACTGCTACTTCGGCTATCGCGCGACCGGCGGCCCGGCTGGTGTCGGCATCGCGGTCGGGCGGGCCGTGCGCACCACCATCGTCGCGGTGAGCATGCTGGACTTCTTCCTCAGCCTGGCCATCTGGGGCGCCACCACCACGGTGAAGGTGGCGGGATGA
- a CDS encoding MlaE family ABC transporter permease: MTAVGQMFALGLEVLRQLLRRPFQYRELVEQFWFVASVSILPSMLVSIPFGAVIGLELGSLTSQIGAESFDGAASVLAVVQQASPIVTTLIIAGAGGSAICADLGSRTIREEIDAMEVLGVSPVHRLVVPRVLAATSVAVLLNGMVSVVGVAGGYFFNVVLQGGTPGAYVASFAALAQLPDLWVSELKAMIFGFLAGVVASYRGLHPRGGPKGVGDAVNQSVVITFLLLFLVNAVITAVYLRIVPAKGM; this comes from the coding sequence ATGACCGCCGTTGGCCAGATGTTCGCGCTGGGCCTTGAGGTCCTGCGCCAACTGCTGCGCCGTCCCTTCCAGTACCGGGAGCTGGTCGAGCAGTTCTGGTTCGTGGCCAGCGTTTCCATCCTGCCGTCCATGCTGGTGTCGATCCCGTTCGGCGCGGTGATCGGGCTGGAGCTGGGTTCGCTGACCTCGCAGATCGGGGCCGAATCGTTCGACGGGGCGGCGAGTGTGCTGGCGGTGGTGCAGCAGGCCAGCCCGATCGTCACGACGCTGATCATCGCCGGCGCGGGTGGCTCGGCGATCTGCGCCGATCTGGGGTCGCGGACCATTCGCGAGGAGATCGACGCGATGGAGGTGCTGGGGGTCTCGCCCGTGCACCGCCTGGTCGTGCCGCGGGTGTTGGCGGCGACGTCGGTCGCGGTGCTGCTCAACGGAATGGTCAGCGTGGTCGGGGTGGCCGGCGGCTACTTCTTCAACGTGGTCCTGCAGGGCGGGACGCCGGGCGCGTACGTGGCCAGCTTCGCGGCGCTGGCCCAGCTGCCGGACCTGTGGGTGAGCGAGCTGAAAGCGATGATCTTCGGCTTCCTGGCCGGCGTGGTGGCGTCCTACCGCGGACTGCATCCCCGTGGCGGCCCGAAAGGCGTTGGCGACGCGGTGAACCAGTCGGTGGTCATCACGTTCCTGTTGCTGTTCCTGGTGAACGCCGTGATCACCGCGGTGTACCTGCGCATCGTGCCGGCGAAGGGAATGTGA
- a CDS encoding MCE family protein, giving the protein MNQLMSILLVVASTVFGPLSTNEPLRVTAYFTEAVGVYAGSDVRVLGVKVGTVDEVRPAGTQVRVRLTVEPGVSIPVQAKAVIMAPSLVSDRFVQLAPAYTSGPVLPQDSTIGEDNTATPVELDQLYGSLNQLATALGPNGANTDGALSDLVRTGAAVLDGNGAKLNDTIRQLGAAAGTLAGSKDDFTGTVDTLQKFTAMLAGSDNQVRDVTDRLGEVSAFLAQDRDDLGAALRELAGALAVVKQFIQDNRSRLASTVDKLAQVSQVLAKEQASLDEALKVAPLALGNVLNAYDPATKTLSGRANIREFAPGEQPVLPLPGVG; this is encoded by the coding sequence ATGAACCAGCTGATGAGCATTCTCCTGGTCGTTGCCAGCACGGTGTTCGGGCCGCTGTCGACGAACGAGCCGTTGCGTGTGACGGCGTACTTCACGGAGGCGGTGGGGGTGTACGCGGGGTCGGACGTGCGGGTGCTGGGAGTGAAGGTGGGCACCGTCGATGAGGTGCGGCCGGCGGGAACGCAGGTCAGGGTGCGGCTGACAGTTGAGCCGGGAGTGAGCATCCCCGTGCAGGCCAAGGCGGTGATCATGGCGCCGAGTCTGGTGTCGGACCGGTTCGTGCAGCTGGCTCCGGCGTACACGAGCGGACCGGTGCTGCCGCAGGACTCGACGATCGGCGAGGACAACACGGCGACGCCGGTGGAGCTGGACCAGCTGTACGGCAGCCTGAACCAGCTTGCGACGGCGCTGGGCCCGAACGGGGCGAACACTGACGGGGCCCTGTCCGACCTGGTCAGGACGGGTGCGGCGGTGCTGGACGGCAACGGGGCCAAGCTCAACGACACGATCCGGCAGCTGGGTGCGGCGGCCGGCACGTTGGCCGGCTCCAAGGACGACTTCACCGGCACGGTCGACACCCTCCAGAAGTTCACGGCGATGCTCGCCGGCAGCGACAACCAGGTGCGGGACGTGACCGATCGGCTGGGCGAGGTGTCGGCCTTCCTGGCCCAGGATCGCGACGACCTCGGGGCGGCGCTGCGCGAGCTGGCCGGGGCGCTGGCCGTGGTGAAGCAGTTCATCCAGGACAACCGGAGCCGGCTGGCGTCCACTGTGGACAAACTGGCCCAGGTGAGTCAGGTGCTGGCCAAGGAGCAGGCCTCGCTGGACGAGGCCTTGAAGGTGGCGCCGCTGGCCCTGGGCAACGTGCTGAACGCCTACGACCCGGCGACGAAGACGCTGTCCGGCCGGGCCAACATCCGCGAGTTCGCGCCGGGGGAGCAACCGGTGCTGCCGCTGCCGGGGGTGGGGTGA
- a CDS encoding MCE family protein has protein sequence MKKLAGAVYLTIMAVVVALSVAVYRKDFTSAAMVTLRTDHVGNQLHLAAEVKLRGVVVGEVRDVRTNGSGAEISLALRPDEIGRIPRDVTARLLPKTLFGERYVDLVAGRPGPPLADGDVIGQDRSATAVEVEKVVGDLMPMLQAVQPQKLSSILSTLAGALAGRGGALGQTLTWLGGDVDQFTPHLDEFTAGMRELAQVTDNYSRIAPAVVQALSDLTTTSRTIADQRANLASLFQNLTTGSQDLETFLRRNGDNVIRLSQASVPTLSLLAQYSPEYPCMLRALTAFAPEMDRVLGRGSSEPGLHVTVNVQPGKGKYVPGRDAPVYDDVGGPSCYPVTAAPNSVQENNFIGALLGRDVPSWGSVLVGPLYRGTEVTVG, from the coding sequence ATGAAGAAGCTGGCCGGCGCGGTCTACCTGACGATCATGGCCGTGGTCGTGGCGCTGTCGGTTGCCGTCTACCGCAAGGACTTCACCTCGGCGGCGATGGTCACGCTGCGAACCGACCACGTTGGCAACCAGCTGCACCTGGCGGCCGAGGTCAAGCTGCGCGGCGTGGTCGTCGGCGAAGTCAGGGACGTGCGAACCAACGGTTCCGGCGCGGAGATCTCGCTGGCCCTACGGCCGGACGAGATCGGCCGGATCCCGCGGGACGTCACCGCTCGCCTGCTGCCGAAGACGTTGTTCGGCGAGCGCTACGTGGATCTCGTCGCCGGCCGGCCCGGTCCGCCGCTGGCCGACGGCGACGTGATCGGGCAGGACCGGTCGGCGACGGCGGTCGAGGTGGAGAAGGTCGTGGGCGACCTGATGCCGATGCTCCAGGCCGTGCAGCCGCAGAAGCTGTCGTCCATCCTCAGCACTCTGGCGGGGGCTCTGGCCGGGCGCGGCGGGGCGCTCGGCCAGACCTTGACCTGGCTCGGCGGCGACGTCGACCAGTTCACCCCGCACCTCGACGAATTCACCGCCGGTATGCGGGAACTGGCTCAGGTGACCGACAACTACAGCCGGATCGCGCCCGCTGTCGTGCAGGCGCTGTCCGATCTGACGACCACCAGCCGGACCATCGCCGACCAGCGGGCCAACCTGGCCAGCCTGTTCCAGAACCTCACCACCGGATCCCAGGACCTGGAGACCTTCCTGCGACGTAACGGTGACAACGTTATTCGGCTGTCCCAGGCCAGCGTGCCCACGCTGAGCCTGCTGGCCCAGTACTCGCCGGAGTACCCGTGCATGCTGCGGGCGCTGACCGCCTTCGCGCCGGAGATGGACCGGGTGCTGGGCCGGGGCAGCAGCGAACCCGGCCTGCACGTGACCGTGAACGTCCAGCCGGGCAAGGGAAAGTACGTGCCCGGCCGGGACGCTCCGGTCTACGACGATGTCGGCGGACCGTCCTGCTATCCCGTGACCGCCGCGCCCAATTCCGTGCAGGAGAACAACTTCATCGGCGCGTTGCTGGGCCGGGACGTGCCCAGCTGGGGCAGCGTGCTCGTCGGCCCGCTCTACCGGGGCACGGAGGTGACGGTCGGATGA
- a CDS encoding MCE family protein, which produces MKRSFLELNPVIVAVVGVTVTALVAAGVFFADELPFGTTAYAAYFSEAAGLKPSDEVAVAGVKVGEVTAVRLEGDQVRVGFRVWDAWIGDGTTASIEIKTLLGQKYLELDPKGNADQDPAAVIPRQRTAAPYDVVAAFDDLAGTVTQIDTGRLAQSFGVLADTFRNAPDEIRATVDGLSGLAKTISSRDEELRQLLAGTAKIGRTLADRDTQFQRLISDGALLLQEVKQRRQAIGALLTGSVALAAQLRGLVADNSTQLGPTLAQLDEVAAVLQRNQQNLGKGLSLLGPYYRLLDNAMGNGRWIDTYLCGLVPATPGRDCAPPGGRGN; this is translated from the coding sequence ATGAAGCGCAGCTTCCTGGAACTCAACCCGGTCATCGTCGCCGTGGTCGGCGTGACCGTCACCGCTCTCGTCGCGGCCGGCGTCTTCTTCGCCGACGAGCTGCCGTTCGGGACCACGGCCTATGCCGCCTACTTCAGCGAGGCCGCGGGCCTGAAGCCGTCGGACGAGGTGGCGGTGGCCGGCGTCAAGGTGGGGGAGGTGACCGCCGTGCGGCTGGAGGGCGACCAGGTGCGGGTTGGTTTCCGGGTTTGGGACGCATGGATCGGGGACGGCACGACCGCGTCGATCGAGATCAAGACGTTGCTGGGGCAGAAATACCTGGAGCTCGACCCGAAGGGCAACGCGGACCAGGATCCGGCCGCGGTGATCCCCCGGCAGCGAACCGCCGCCCCGTATGACGTGGTCGCCGCATTCGACGACCTGGCCGGCACGGTCACACAGATCGACACCGGCCGCCTGGCGCAGAGCTTCGGCGTGCTGGCCGACACCTTCCGCAACGCCCCCGACGAGATCAGGGCCACCGTCGACGGCCTGTCCGGCCTGGCCAAGACGATCTCTTCGCGGGACGAGGAGCTGCGGCAGCTGTTGGCCGGCACCGCCAAGATCGGCCGCACGCTGGCCGACCGTGACACGCAGTTCCAGCGTCTGATCAGCGACGGCGCGCTCCTCCTCCAGGAGGTCAAGCAGCGCCGCCAGGCCATCGGCGCCCTGCTCACCGGCAGCGTCGCACTGGCCGCGCAGCTGAGGGGACTCGTCGCCGACAACTCCACCCAACTCGGTCCGACGCTGGCCCAGCTCGACGAGGTAGCCGCCGTGTTGCAACGCAACCAGCAGAACCTCGGTAAGGGCCTATCCCTACTCGGCCCTTACTACCGTCTGCTCGACAACGCCATGGGCAACGGCCGCTGGATCGACACCTACCTGTGCGGCCTGGTCCCGGCCACCCCGGGCCGGGACTGTGCCCCGCCGGGCGGGAGGGGGAACTGA
- a CDS encoding MCE family protein, with amino-acid sequence MGKLSVVAGRSLGARVRSAAAAAGRPRKYLLLSVLLLVTACALPGGADVGSRPYRVTAQFGDVLDLVPQAAVRVNDVPVGRVDAIRLAPDGWTALVSMTVNGDVRLPADAHAYLRQSSLLGEKYVELAGSPSGRQLVDGANIPLSRTNRNPQVEEVLGALSMVLNGGGVAQLQTITQQVNLALGGNENNVRDLLSKVDDVVKNLDSHKGDIVKALDGMAKLAKTLDEHKGQITGAIDGLTPGIAVLAQQKDSLTAMVDALDRLSKTAVDVVNRSRDDLVADLKALQPTLQQLAKAGDNLPKALQVLVTFPFTDQVLNDIKGDYLNVYLKDH; translated from the coding sequence ATGGGGAAGCTTTCCGTGGTGGCCGGGCGATCGCTCGGGGCTCGCGTGCGGTCCGCCGCTGCCGCTGCCGGGCGGCCGCGCAAATACCTCCTCCTTTCCGTCCTCCTGCTTGTAACGGCCTGTGCGTTACCGGGCGGGGCGGATGTGGGGAGCCGGCCGTATCGCGTGACGGCGCAGTTCGGGGACGTGCTGGACCTGGTGCCGCAAGCGGCGGTGCGGGTGAACGACGTGCCGGTGGGTCGGGTGGATGCCATCAGGCTGGCGCCGGACGGGTGGACGGCGCTGGTGTCGATGACGGTGAACGGAGACGTCAGACTGCCGGCTGATGCGCATGCCTATCTGAGGCAGTCGAGCCTGCTGGGGGAGAAGTACGTCGAGCTGGCGGGTAGCCCGTCGGGCAGGCAGCTGGTTGACGGGGCGAACATCCCGCTCAGCCGCACGAACCGGAACCCACAGGTGGAAGAGGTGCTGGGGGCGCTGTCGATGGTGCTGAACGGGGGCGGGGTGGCCCAGCTGCAGACGATCACGCAGCAGGTGAACCTGGCCTTGGGCGGCAACGAGAACAACGTCCGCGACCTGCTGTCCAAAGTGGACGATGTGGTCAAGAATCTGGACAGTCACAAGGGTGACATCGTCAAGGCGCTGGACGGGATGGCGAAGCTGGCCAAGACGCTGGACGAGCACAAAGGGCAGATCACGGGGGCGATCGACGGGCTGACGCCGGGGATTGCCGTGCTGGCCCAACAGAAAGACAGTCTGACGGCCATGGTGGATGCCCTGGACCGGCTCTCGAAGACGGCGGTGGACGTGGTGAATCGCAGCCGGGATGACCTCGTGGCCGACCTGAAGGCGCTGCAACCGACGTTGCAGCAACTGGCGAAAGCGGGCGACAACCTGCCGAAGGCGTTGCAGGTGCTGGTGACCTTCCCCTTCACCGACCAGGTGCTCAACGACATCAAGGGCGACTACCTCAA